A genomic segment from Pristiophorus japonicus isolate sPriJap1 chromosome 16, sPriJap1.hap1, whole genome shotgun sequence encodes:
- the LOC139226223 gene encoding elastin-like gives MISSKEFCKEVFAKKSRRVRGKIDHIKKEIKATESLADIATPLTQYMFSGTSPDLSIHSCNCFTEYLGLWYLGFWDLGFWDLGFWDSGIWDSGIWGSGIWGSGIWDSGIWDSGIWGSGIWGSGIWDSGIWGSSIWGSGTWDSDTWDSGIWGSGIWDSGILVSGDLVFGALVSGVLVSGIPVSGILVSRVLVSGILVPGVLVSGILVSGILVSGILVSRVLVSGILIPGVLVSGILVSGILYLGLWYLGFWYLGFWYLGFWYLGFFYLGFWYLGFWYLGFWYLGFWYLGFCVLVSGILVSGILVSGVLVSGILIPGILGSGILGSGILVPGVLGSGVLGSGPLVSGVLVPGILVSGILVPGILVPEILVPGIILSWVLVSGVLLSGILVPGFLYLGTWDSGTWDSGTWDSGIWDSGIWGSAIWDSGTWVLGSGIWDSGIWGSGIWDSGIWDSGTWGCGIWDSGIWGSGTWGSGIWGSVFGALVSGILVSGILVPGILLYGVLVSGILVSGILVSGILVPGFCVLVSGVLVSGVLVSGILVFGVLIPGILVSEVLVSGILIPGILGSGILVPGVLGSGVLVSGPLVSGVLVPGILVSGILVPGILVPEILVPGIILSWVLVSGVLLSGILVPGFWILVSGVLVSGILVSGILVSGVLVSGILGSGIWGSGIWDSGIWDSGTWVLISGILVSGILVSGVLVSGILVSGILVFGALVSGILVSGILVPGILVPRILLYGVLVSGILVSGILVSGILVPGFCVLVSGVLVSEVLVSGILVFGVLIPGILVSEVLVSGILIPGILGSGILVPGVLGSGVLVSGPLVSGVLVPGILVSGILVPGILVPEILDSCIWGSGIWDSGIWDSGIWGSGIWDSGFWYLGFWYLGFWYLGFWYLGFDIWDSGIWDSGIWVSGIWDSGIWGSGFWYLGFWYLGFWYLGFWYLGFWYLGFWNLGFWYLGFWYMGF, from the exons TATTTGGGGCTCTGGTACCTGGGATTCTGGGATCTGGGATTCTGGGATCTGGGAttctgggattctggtatctgggattctggtatctggggttctggtatTTGGGgctctggtatctgggattctggtatctgggattctgggatctggggttctggtatctggggttctggtatatgggattctggtatctggggttCTAGTATTTGGGGCTCTGGTACCTGGGATTCTGATACCTGGGATTCTGGgatctggggttctggtatctgggattctgggattctggtatctggggATCTGGTATTTGGGGCTctggtatctggggttctggtatctgggattccggtatctgggattctggtatcaagggttctggtatctgggattctggtacctggggttctggtatctgggattctggtatctgggattctggtatctgggattctagTATCTagggttctggtatctgggattctgatacctggggttctggtatctggaattctggtatctgggattctg TATTTGGGgctctggtatctgggattctggtatctgggattctggtaccTGGGATTCTGGTACCTGGGATTCTTTTATCTcgggttctggtatctgggattctggtatctgggattctggtacctgggattctggtatctgggattctg cgttctggtatctgggattctggtatctgggattctggtatctggggttctggtatctgggattctgatACCTGGGATTCTGGGATCTGGGATTCTGGGATCTGGGATTCTGGTACCTGGGGTTCTGGGATCTGGGGTTCTGGGATCTGGGCCTctggtatctggggttctggtacctgggattctggtatctgggattctggtaccTGGGATTCTGGTCCCTGAGATTCTGGTACCTGGGATTATTTTATCTTgggttctggtatctggggttctgCTATCTGGGATTCTGGTACCTGGGTTCTTGTATCTGGGGACCTGGGATTCTGGTACCTGGGATTCTGGTAcctgggattctggtatctgggattctggtatctggggttctgctatctgggattctggtacctgggttctg ggttctggtatctgggattctggtatctggggttctggtatctgggattctggtatctgggattctggtaccTGGGGTTgtggtatctgggattctggtatctggggttctggtacctggggttctggtatctggggttctg TATTTGGGgctctggtatctgggattctggtatctgggattctggtaccTGGGATTCTTTTATatggggttctggtatctgggattctggtatctgggattctggtatctgggattctggtacctgggttctg cgttctggtatctggggttctggtatctggggttctggtatctgggattctggtattTGGGGTTCTGATACCTGGGATTCTGGTATCTGaggttctggtatctgggattctgatACCTGGGATTCTGGGATCTGGGATTCTGGTACCTGGGGTTCTGGgatctggggttctggtatctgggcctctggtatctggggttctggtacctgggattctggtatctgggattctggtaccTGGGATTCTGGTCCCTGAGATTCTGGTACCTGGGATTATTTTATCTTgggttctggtatctggggttctgctatctgggattctggtacctgggttctg GATTCTTgtatctggggttctggtatctgggattctggtatctgggattctggtatctggggttctggtatctgggattctg ggttctggtatctggggttctggtatctgggattctggtatctgggattctggtaccTGGGTTTTGatatctgggattctggtatctgggattctggtatctggggttctggtatctgggattctggtatctgggattctagTATTTGGGgctctggtatctgggattctggtatctgggattctggtaccTGGGATTCTGGTACCTAGGATTCTTTTATatggggttctggtatctgggattctggtatctgggattctggtatctgggattctggtacctgggttctg cgttctggtatctggggttctggtatctgaggttctggtatctgggattctggtattTGGGGTTCTGATACCTGGGATTCTGGTATCTGaggttctggtatctgggattctgatACCTGGGATTCTGGGATCTGGGATTCTGGTACCTGGGGTTCTGGgatctggggttctggtatctgggcctctggtatctggggttctggtacctgggattctggtatctgggattctggtaccTGGGATTCTGGTCCCTGAGATTCTG GATTCTTgtatctggggttctggtatctgggattctggtatctgggattctggtatctggggttctggtatctgggattctg ggttctggtatctggggttctggtatctgggattctggtatctgggattctggtaccTGGGTTTTGatatctgggattctggtatctgggattctggtatctgggtttctggtatctgggattctggaatctggggttctg ggttctggtatctggggttctggtatctgggattctggtatctgggattctggtatctgggtttctggtatctgggattctggaatctggggttctggtatctggggttctggtatATGGGATTCTGA